One window of Nymphaea colorata isolate Beijing-Zhang1983 chromosome 11, ASM883128v2, whole genome shotgun sequence genomic DNA carries:
- the LOC116264652 gene encoding adenylate isopentenyltransferase 5, chloroplastic-like: protein MRLLHFNCSYRLPHLPVSVRESAEGISLETGDLRRRREKVIVVLGATGTGKSRLSIDLAKHFPAEVINADKMQVYEGLDTVTNKVTVQEQRGVTHHLLGVADPDGEFSASDFRALASASIDSIVRRRRLPIIAGGSNSYIEALVSDEASRFRLRYDCCFLWVDAAMPVLHTFLTDRVDRMVEAGLVEEVRKMFHPKADYTLGLRKAIGVPEMDQYLRALFSGAADDRTLAALLEAGIHDIKANTCKLSCCQVGKIHRLRAVYGWDLHRLDATEALASSGRASRDAWDRHVAGPSVGIVTRFLLRNYVHSGLVGAGAGAAIAAAAAAAAAGAVEAAAAIG from the coding sequence ATGAGGCTCTTACATTTCAATTGTAGCTACAGGCTACCACATCTCCCTGTGAGTGTCAGAGAGAGTGCTGAAGGGATCTCTTTAGAAACCGGCGACCTTCGTCGCCGGAGAGAGAAGGTCATAGTGGTTCTAGGAGCAACCGGAACTGGCAAATCGCGTCTCTCCATCGACCTTGCCAAGCATTTCCCGGCGGAGGTCATCAATGCGGACAAGATGCAAGTGTACGAGGGCCTAGATACCGTGACCAACAAGGTCACGGTTCAGGAGCAGCGGGGCGTGACGCACCACCTTCTGGGTGTGGCGGACCCAGATGGAGAATTCTCAGCTTCTGATTTCCGGGCTCTCGCTTCGGCCTCAATAGACAGTATTGTTCGCCGCCGCAGGCTGCCCATTATCGCCGGCGGCTCAAATTCTTACATCGAGGCGCTTGTTAGCGATGAGGCTTCCCGCTTCCGTCTTCGGTATGATTGCTGCTTCCTATGGGTGGATGCAGCCATGCCGGTGCTCCACACCTTTTTAACGGACCGAGTAGACCGGATGGTTGAGGCCGGGCTGGTGGAGGAGGTGAGGAAGATGTTCCACCCAAAGGCTGACTACACGTTGGGACTCAGGAAGGCAATTGGGGTGCCGGAGATGGACCAGTACCTAAGGGCCCTGTTTTCCGGCGCTGCTGATGACCGGACCCTGGCTGCCCTGCTGGAGGCCGGTATCCATGACATCAAGGCCAACACATGCAAGCTCTCCTGCTGCCAAGTGGGCAAGATCCACAGGCTTAGGGCCGTCTACGGCTGGGACCTACACCGGCTGGACGCGACCGAGGCCTTAGCCAGCTCCGGCCGTGCCTCCAGAGATGCATGGGACCGGCACGTCGCCGGGCCAAGTGTGGGCATCGTGACCAGGTTCCTCCTCAGGAATTACGTCCACTCAGGCCTCGTCGGTGCCGGTGCCGGCGCTGCTATAGCTGCTGCGGCCGCGGCCGCCGCTGCCGGAGCAGTGGAAGCAGCCGCCGCCATTGGCTGA